Proteins from a genomic interval of Nitrospirota bacterium:
- a CDS encoding cohesin domain-containing protein, translating into MALLTVPSAGHVGDEVTVNVVVTGVERLYSAPFYLSYNPSVLELTKVTQGEFLKQDGQQTAFLHANHAEMGRVMIGLSRLGQVDGITGAGVLVSITFLAKAPGIGTFAVHEADFRNTAMEAIATQVASTAIRVAD; encoded by the coding sequence TTGGCGCTCTTGACGGTCCCCAGCGCGGGCCACGTAGGGGACGAGGTGACGGTCAACGTGGTGGTAACCGGGGTTGAACGTCTGTACTCCGCGCCGTTCTACCTGTCTTATAACCCTTCGGTTCTGGAACTCACGAAAGTAACCCAGGGCGAGTTCTTAAAGCAGGATGGCCAGCAGACAGCCTTTCTCCACGCCAATCACGCGGAGATGGGGCGAGTCATGATCGGTCTGTCCCGACTCGGACAGGTCGACGGCATCACGGGAGCGGGGGTACTCGTCTCGATAACGTTTCTGGCCAAGGCTCCCGGAATCGGAACGTTTGCGGTCCACGAGGCCGATTTCCGCAACACCGCCATGGAGGCTATTGCGACTCAGGTTGCGTCAACCGCGATCAGGGTGGCTGACTGA
- a CDS encoding class I SAM-dependent methyltransferase produces MRGWGVSTPRVWASVARDETVGARSCIATACSGALCHSSRVVGIDTSFEMLAIAREKFRAARLPGSWVYGSAESLPLRSASADLAVAVATPTESRPGSAPPSRPPPPSPTRPRGSSCSFRSTSLLSVSRGSSFYARGRSLHLLARTGLADPDPAIRKRMRSTTLRSGRFQEGRRTRPGWRSICGFVQRKPTTRTFHRMKCFSIFIGMK; encoded by the coding sequence ATGAGGGGATGGGGTGTGTCGACGCCGCGTGTCTGGGCGTCGGTTGCAAGAGATGAGACGGTCGGGGCCCGGTCTTGCATTGCAACAGCGTGCTCGGGCGCTCTCTGCCATAGCTCCCGCGTGGTCGGCATCGACACGTCATTTGAGATGCTCGCGATTGCCCGCGAAAAGTTTCGTGCGGCTCGTCTTCCTGGTTCATGGGTATACGGCTCGGCCGAGTCGCTCCCCCTGCGGTCAGCAAGTGCCGACCTCGCCGTGGCCGTCGCAACCCCAACGGAATCAAGGCCTGGATCAGCGCCACCTTCGCGTCCACCGCCTCCAAGTCCCACGCGACCTCGGGGATCGTCTTGCAGTTTCCGATCGACTTCGCTACTGTCCGTTTCACGCGGCTCCTCCTTTTACGCACGAGGAAGATCGTTGCACCTTCTGGCCCGAACCGGGCTGGCCGATCCCGATCCCGCGATCCGAAAACGCATGCGGTCCACTACCCTGAGAAGCGGACGCTTCCAGGAGGGGAGACGGACCCGACCGGGATGGAGATCGATTTGTGGGTTCGTTCAAAGGAAACCAACAACAAGAACTTTCCACCGTATGAAGTGTTTCTCCATCTTTATTGGGATGAAGTGA
- a CDS encoding family 16 glycoside hydrolase, protein MKLKICLHTTAAVALTALLLVFSSMVGAQEEHAVVPKDSAAARWTFDDVEAGKLPRGWKAEGTNQRGPVARWVVKADADAPSKPNVLALTDAKEGWGGTFNLLWMDKMKFKDGVIEVKVKAGTGREDQGGGPIWRVQDKDTYYIARWNPLEDNFRLYYVKDGARKTLEDAKVKADPARWHTIRIEQSGDEIKCSFDGKELMKTRDATFPGAGGVGLWTKADALTSFDDLIVSRTP, encoded by the coding sequence ATGAAACTGAAAATTTGCCTTCACACAACCGCAGCGGTCGCCCTGACAGCGCTGCTCCTTGTGTTCTCATCCATGGTCGGGGCGCAGGAAGAGCACGCCGTAGTCCCAAAGGACAGCGCCGCGGCCAGGTGGACCTTTGATGATGTCGAGGCCGGCAAACTTCCCAGGGGGTGGAAAGCCGAGGGCACGAATCAGCGTGGGCCGGTGGCGAGGTGGGTCGTCAAGGCGGACGCGGACGCACCGTCGAAACCGAACGTGCTCGCGCTCACGGACGCGAAAGAGGGTTGGGGCGGTACGTTTAATCTTCTCTGGATGGACAAGATGAAATTCAAGGACGGCGTGATCGAGGTCAAGGTCAAAGCGGGGACCGGCCGCGAAGATCAGGGCGGCGGTCCGATCTGGCGGGTCCAGGACAAGGACACCTACTACATCGCCCGCTGGAACCCGCTGGAAGACAACTTTCGCCTCTACTACGTCAAGGATGGCGCCCGCAAAACGCTCGAGGACGCCAAGGTCAAGGCTGACCCTGCAAGATGGCACACAATTCGGATCGAACAGAGTGGCGATGAGATCAAGTGCTCTTTCGATGGCAAGGAGCTCATGAAGACCCGGGACGCCACGTTTCCCGGCGCCGGCGGCGTTGGCCTCTGGACCAAGGCGGATGCGCTGACCTCGTTCGACGATCTGATCGTGAGCCGGACGCCATGA
- a CDS encoding extracellular solute-binding protein: MTERAERIGPRIKILGAALLLLGAVALAWFLRGGGADRLVVVYTSVDQVFSEPVLRRFEEKTGVRVRAVYDTEETKSTGVLNRLIAEAQNPQADVFWSGDPVRPFLLVDRGLVEPYVSPQALEIPQGFKAADGTWTGFAARARVLLVNRERLGGRPIPRSVEDLADPRWRGEAAMANPVFGTTTMHAAAWFSMWGEEEAKAFLTAIRENQGKITSSNGEVKRLVVAGEVTFGLTDTDDAFVAIQSGAPVEVVYPDQDGMGTLVMPTVVLLIRGGPNPEPARRLIDYLLSAEAETMLAESAAHMPLRPDVAHPEPVRAARELRSMTVDYADVAKRMEEIQPWLRRWSGL; the protein is encoded by the coding sequence GTGACTGAACGCGCAGAACGAATTGGGCCGCGGATCAAGATCCTTGGCGCAGCCCTCTTGCTGCTGGGCGCGGTCGCTCTGGCGTGGTTCCTGCGCGGAGGCGGAGCGGACCGGCTCGTCGTGGTCTACACGTCGGTCGATCAGGTCTTCTCCGAACCGGTGCTCCGGCGCTTCGAGGAGAAGACCGGCGTCCGCGTGCGCGCCGTCTACGACACCGAGGAGACCAAGAGCACCGGCGTCCTCAACCGCTTGATCGCCGAAGCGCAGAATCCCCAGGCCGACGTGTTCTGGTCGGGCGACCCGGTTCGTCCTTTTCTGCTCGTCGATCGTGGTCTCGTCGAACCCTATGTGTCGCCACAAGCGCTGGAAATCCCCCAGGGTTTCAAGGCGGCCGACGGAACCTGGACCGGCTTTGCGGCCCGTGCGCGTGTGTTGCTGGTGAACCGGGAGCGGCTCGGCGGTCGCCCCATTCCGCGCTCGGTGGAGGATCTTGCCGACCCGCGCTGGCGAGGAGAGGCGGCTATGGCCAACCCGGTCTTCGGAACGACCACAATGCACGCGGCGGCGTGGTTCAGCATGTGGGGCGAGGAAGAGGCCAAGGCGTTCCTCACCGCGATCAGGGAGAATCAGGGCAAGATTACCAGTTCAAATGGCGAGGTGAAGCGCTTGGTAGTCGCCGGAGAGGTCACGTTCGGCTTGACGGATACGGATGACGCCTTCGTCGCCATTCAATCCGGAGCACCGGTTGAGGTGGTCTACCCGGATCAGGACGGCATGGGCACGCTGGTGATGCCGACGGTCGTCCTGTTGATCCGCGGCGGGCCGAACCCCGAACCGGCCCGGCGGTTGATCGATTACCTGCTTTCCGCCGAGGCCGAGACGATGCTGGCTGAGTCGGCGGCCCATATGCCGCTTCGGCCTGATGTCGCTCACCCCGAGCCTGTTCGTGCCGCCAGAGAGCTTCGATCCATGACGGTCGACTACGCGGACGTTGCCAAGCGAATGGAGGAGATCCAGCCCTGGCTGCGGAGGTGGTCCGGACTATGA